A stretch of Paraburkholderia phenazinium DNA encodes these proteins:
- a CDS encoding helix-turn-helix domain-containing protein — MKQRDYETLRQHLATNLKKFRREHALSQERLSFEAELDRTYVSQIERSLGNPSLLVIAALATALGKDVCELLSAPPPRQRAK; from the coding sequence ATGAAGCAACGCGACTATGAGACGCTACGACAGCATCTCGCGACCAATCTGAAAAAGTTCCGGCGGGAGCATGCGCTTTCGCAGGAGCGTCTAAGCTTTGAGGCCGAGCTGGATCGTACCTATGTGAGTCAGATCGAGCGATCGCTTGGAAATCCTTCGCTGCTCGTCATTGCAGCACTTGCCACTGCACTGGGGAAGGACGTCTGCGAACTCCTGTCTGCCCCACCGCCACGTCAACGCGCAAAGTGA
- a CDS encoding DNA-binding protein gives MKSGYRARGHFSRHNRLMGRAPLNSPESVRHAVQQLLDAAGTGVPVTPLLFRRLVSSRRVREQLGGGDPAWIGRQIRAIEAEVISQSTARFTATGLPEPVADSMRALWLMALEAARGELTDAQAAAAEAVARAAAERDNSAALTAMLRTELDDWQRHARDRDMRIGQQEAELAESRRQLAEEKNRARLAETRLLEVTRAHDEARRQYDEAQAAVQREYAGLARQLMNATDEQRRALAAAQAALQPELKSLRQRLAQMTAKYEQLDRARGDPAATPAPGGGRPAGTRDHPAG, from the coding sequence ATGAAATCTGGATATCGCGCCCGCGGCCATTTTTCGCGCCATAATCGGCTGATGGGACGCGCGCCACTGAATTCACCCGAGTCGGTTCGCCACGCTGTCCAGCAGCTGCTGGATGCGGCGGGAACGGGCGTGCCCGTCACGCCCCTGCTGTTCAGACGGCTTGTGTCATCCCGCCGGGTGCGTGAGCAATTGGGCGGCGGCGATCCGGCGTGGATCGGGCGCCAGATTCGCGCCATTGAGGCCGAGGTAATCAGCCAGTCCACGGCACGCTTCACCGCGACCGGGCTTCCCGAGCCGGTCGCCGACTCGATGCGTGCGCTGTGGCTGATGGCCCTCGAAGCGGCCCGGGGCGAGCTCACTGATGCGCAGGCGGCCGCCGCGGAAGCGGTTGCCCGCGCCGCCGCCGAACGCGACAACTCGGCCGCACTGACAGCCATGCTGCGCACCGAGCTCGACGACTGGCAACGGCATGCGCGTGACCGGGACATGCGGATCGGACAGCAGGAGGCGGAACTGGCCGAGTCACGGCGACAGCTTGCCGAGGAGAAAAACCGGGCGCGACTCGCCGAAACCAGACTCCTTGAGGTGACCCGCGCCCACGACGAGGCGCGCCGTCAATATGACGAGGCGCAAGCGGCCGTACAGCGCGAATATGCGGGTCTTGCACGTCAGCTGATGAACGCGACGGATGAGCAGCGCCGGGCGCTGGCAGCAGCGCAGGCTGCCTTGCAGCCGGAACTGAAGTCATTGCGCCAACGGCTTGCGCAGATGACCGCGAAGTACGAGCAGCTGGATCGGGCGCGCGGGGACCCTGCCGCCACTCCCGCCCCTGGTGGCGGCCGGCCCGCCGGCACGCGCGATCATCCTGCCGGCTAA
- a CDS encoding TnsD family Tn7-like transposition protein has product MATDLFPREDDEPLFGAVARYAREMRVGNWNRFLHQMFGYRAQFSPALAYNLGFVAEQVRAVWGMSSRELIESTTLFPFYATFATPSELGRLYAEIETRRVGTLPTFMLKLIQQVKIVRCCDACVDEDLSRGRPRHWRRVHQVPGVLVCPTHNCWLRALRYGSCSSTPWPTIEDALSSGEILGLSLTEEQRFNVHQVARAAQWLLEARRSVDPESMLRFCWKAAHSSGFAHGRDQLAARSLTSAFASFYGPEYLRFVGLLPTTAQNWIIGRLRRYQTATCALPNILLGIFGAALGTGHEQSSWPYCPSMFAPHGPNHRVEIREAHEGRHYARCRCGFSFTYSEVMQGVPAGVVPTVYGPDYIREAQRRYFFGQSIAEIARDLRIAESTARRMARVYSADVTPNRHTSVHAMVEKWRQTIASAGSIGIASRAEPGLWKALRRYAPEELGGVSTADRGL; this is encoded by the coding sequence ATGGCGACTGACCTGTTTCCCCGAGAGGATGACGAGCCGCTCTTCGGCGCGGTCGCACGCTATGCGCGTGAGATGCGCGTGGGGAACTGGAATCGGTTTCTGCATCAAATGTTCGGCTATCGGGCGCAGTTTTCGCCAGCACTGGCGTATAACCTCGGGTTTGTCGCGGAACAGGTGCGTGCTGTCTGGGGGATGTCTTCGCGCGAACTGATCGAATCCACCACGCTCTTTCCTTTCTACGCGACCTTCGCGACGCCGTCCGAGCTTGGCCGCCTGTATGCGGAGATCGAAACCCGCCGTGTAGGTACCTTGCCGACCTTCATGCTTAAGCTTATCCAGCAGGTCAAGATAGTTCGTTGCTGCGACGCCTGCGTTGACGAGGACCTGTCGCGAGGGCGTCCTCGGCACTGGCGACGGGTCCATCAGGTTCCGGGCGTTCTCGTGTGCCCGACACACAATTGCTGGCTGAGGGCGCTGCGATATGGATCGTGTTCGTCGACGCCGTGGCCTACGATCGAAGATGCACTCTCCTCAGGTGAAATTCTCGGCCTGTCGCTTACTGAGGAGCAGCGTTTCAACGTTCACCAGGTCGCACGGGCCGCGCAGTGGCTACTGGAGGCACGCAGGAGCGTCGACCCCGAGTCAATGCTCCGGTTCTGCTGGAAGGCTGCTCACAGCAGTGGATTCGCACATGGTCGAGACCAGCTTGCAGCGCGCAGTCTGACAAGCGCATTCGCTTCGTTCTATGGTCCGGAATACCTGCGCTTCGTGGGGCTTCTCCCGACCACCGCGCAGAACTGGATCATCGGCAGACTGAGGCGTTACCAGACGGCGACATGTGCGTTGCCTAATATTCTGCTCGGAATATTTGGAGCAGCATTGGGAACAGGCCATGAGCAGTCGTCGTGGCCATATTGCCCAAGCATGTTCGCTCCGCACGGACCCAATCATCGAGTAGAGATCCGGGAAGCGCATGAAGGCCGCCACTATGCCCGGTGCCGATGCGGCTTTTCGTTCACCTATAGTGAGGTCATGCAAGGCGTTCCGGCGGGTGTCGTCCCGACAGTTTATGGTCCCGATTATATTCGGGAAGCACAGCGACGCTATTTTTTCGGGCAATCCATAGCGGAGATCGCAAGGGATTTGAGGATCGCCGAGAGTACGGCTCGCAGGATGGCTCGCGTCTATTCTGCGGATGTGACGCCGAATCGTCACACGTCAGTACATGCGATGGTCGAAAAATGGCGCCAGACGATCGCGAGCGCGGGAAGTATTGGCATCGCGTCCCGTGCCGAACCGGGGCTCTGGAAAGCTCTGCGACGATATGCGCCGGAGGAGTTAGGCGGCGTTTCAACTGCTGACCGGGGGCTGTGA
- a CDS encoding NADP-dependent oxidoreductase, with product MKAFVIDRYGRKSDVRAGDMPVPDLNEDDVLAQIHAAGVNPLDSKIRDGEFKLILPYRLPLILGNDLAGVVVRVGSRVRRLKPGDEVYARPPKDRIGTFAEFIAIEEVAVAFKPKALTMEEAASIPLVALTAWQALVEKGQLKKGQKVLIHAGSGGVGTFAIQLAKHLGAIVATTASAANAGLMKQLGADIVIDYKKDDFAAVLNDCDVVLDTQGGNTLERSLRVLKTEGKLIGIAGPPDPDFAKQMGASLFLNTVMRFLSYPIRRAAKRRNVTYSFLFMRADGDQLGQIATLIDARAIRPVIDRIFPFNSTREALAFVEAGRSKGKVVIKIRWREISI from the coding sequence ATGAAGGCATTCGTCATCGACCGATATGGACGCAAGAGTGACGTACGCGCCGGCGATATGCCGGTTCCTGACCTGAATGAGGACGACGTGCTGGCCCAGATTCACGCCGCGGGCGTGAACCCGCTCGATTCAAAGATCAGGGACGGCGAGTTCAAGCTGATTTTGCCATATCGCTTGCCGCTGATTTTGGGCAACGACCTAGCTGGGGTCGTTGTCCGCGTCGGATCGCGCGTGCGGCGACTCAAGCCGGGCGATGAGGTGTATGCGCGACCGCCCAAAGATCGGATCGGTACTTTCGCGGAATTTATCGCGATTGAGGAAGTGGCTGTGGCGTTCAAGCCCAAGGCGCTCACGATGGAAGAAGCGGCTTCCATTCCGTTGGTGGCTTTGACAGCCTGGCAGGCGCTGGTCGAGAAAGGTCAACTGAAGAAAGGACAAAAGGTATTGATACACGCCGGCTCGGGTGGTGTTGGCACCTTTGCCATTCAACTGGCCAAGCATCTGGGAGCGATCGTCGCGACGACAGCGAGCGCCGCGAATGCCGGATTGATGAAGCAACTTGGCGCTGATATCGTCATCGATTACAAGAAAGATGACTTTGCCGCCGTGCTGAATGACTGCGATGTGGTGCTAGATACGCAAGGCGGAAATACGCTCGAAAGATCGCTGCGCGTTCTCAAAACGGAGGGCAAGCTCATCGGGATCGCCGGCCCACCCGATCCCGATTTTGCTAAACAGATGGGGGCCTCCCTGTTCCTAAACACGGTGATGCGCTTTCTAAGTTATCCCATTCGAAGGGCGGCGAAACGTCGCAACGTCACTTATTCATTCCTGTTTATGCGTGCCGATGGTGACCAACTAGGCCAGATCGCTACGCTCATTGACGCACGTGCTATCAGGCCAGTGATCGATCGAATTTTTCCGTTTAACTCAACACGAGAAGCCTTGGCTTTTGTCGAAGCGGGACGTTCAAAGGGTAAAGTCGTCATCAAGATCCGATGGAGAGAGATATCTATTTGA
- a CDS encoding tyrosine-type recombinase/integrase, with amino-acid sequence MRPSDYLDLSADPPCRLPEGIPAAVEYLSASLGRPVYRTWSPASLLERYGSMRDAKIAEPQIFALLLAGGTATQFWDMGQTRTLPSQQAPRAEVVVERLLRVLRVRFRPAHLSVESHHGRKAAGAAALRPDMRPAAPVVDAEPWLAGSGRYYNRNPSANSLGALDDGDAVRRFLQERASHSTHTHRAYTEEIGRLIRWCKANGVPGPLSDLTRETLIEYRQWLAGSSPQSPEAGRGQGRGQGEASQRRAMAVLRSVFGFLSLTGYLSANACARLGDTAAARGAFRPERILPEAAVQAVDRWLLERISDTGQRIDVARRAAIVAIYRYCGVRLNELATHDSYPRLTVEASGWTLTVLGKRQKKRSIPLPDICTRFLRQYRLACGLTATPASGETNPLIQGKRGSLGASGLYREVKAAFQEMASTMPASDAAARLVLESASPHWLRHALGKRLVIDKKVPLPMAQLILGHESVVTTAGYSRTNVSELREIMQSSFTLPSSDAPPQTDPSLTR; translated from the coding sequence ATGCGGCCCTCGGACTACCTGGACCTGTCGGCAGATCCGCCGTGCCGCCTGCCGGAGGGCATCCCTGCCGCCGTTGAGTATCTGTCCGCTTCCTTGGGCCGGCCCGTCTATCGAACGTGGAGCCCGGCAAGCCTGCTTGAACGCTACGGTTCCATGCGGGATGCAAAAATCGCCGAGCCTCAAATCTTCGCTCTACTGCTCGCTGGCGGGACCGCCACCCAGTTCTGGGACATGGGCCAGACCCGCACGCTGCCGTCGCAGCAGGCACCGCGGGCCGAGGTCGTCGTCGAGCGGCTGCTGCGCGTGCTGCGGGTCAGATTCCGCCCGGCCCATCTGTCCGTAGAGAGCCATCACGGCAGGAAGGCGGCCGGCGCCGCGGCGCTCCGCCCAGACATGCGACCGGCGGCGCCCGTAGTTGACGCCGAACCCTGGCTGGCAGGAAGCGGACGGTACTACAACCGTAACCCCTCGGCCAATTCCCTGGGCGCCCTTGACGACGGCGACGCCGTGCGCAGGTTTCTGCAGGAGCGGGCCAGCCATTCGACTCATACTCATCGCGCCTATACCGAGGAAATCGGCCGCCTGATCCGGTGGTGCAAGGCGAACGGCGTCCCCGGCCCCCTGTCGGACCTGACGCGCGAAACGCTGATCGAGTATCGGCAATGGCTTGCCGGGTCTTCACCCCAATCGCCAGAAGCAGGACGCGGACAGGGACGGGGACAGGGCGAAGCAAGCCAGCGGCGCGCCATGGCGGTCCTGCGGAGCGTGTTCGGCTTCCTGTCTCTCACCGGGTACCTGAGCGCGAACGCGTGCGCAAGACTTGGCGATACAGCGGCGGCCCGCGGAGCGTTCCGTCCGGAGCGCATCCTGCCCGAGGCTGCAGTGCAGGCTGTCGATCGCTGGCTGCTCGAACGGATCAGCGATACCGGCCAACGGATTGACGTCGCGCGCCGCGCGGCAATTGTGGCGATCTATCGCTACTGTGGTGTACGTCTTAATGAGCTCGCGACGCACGACAGCTACCCCCGCCTCACGGTGGAGGCGAGCGGCTGGACATTGACAGTGCTAGGCAAGCGGCAGAAGAAGCGGTCGATTCCGCTGCCCGACATCTGCACGCGGTTCCTCAGACAGTATCGCCTTGCATGCGGGCTTACGGCGACACCGGCATCGGGCGAGACCAACCCGCTGATCCAGGGAAAGCGCGGCAGTCTTGGAGCATCGGGGCTCTACCGGGAGGTCAAGGCCGCGTTTCAGGAGATGGCTTCAACGATGCCCGCAAGCGATGCAGCTGCCCGTCTGGTTCTCGAAAGCGCCTCCCCCCACTGGCTGCGACATGCCTTAGGAAAGAGGCTGGTGATCGATAAAAAGGTGCCACTGCCAATGGCGCAGCTTATCCTGGGCCACGAGTCGGTGGTAACAACAGCGGGCTATTCGCGCACTAACGTCTCGGAGCTGCGCGAAATCATGCAGAGCAGTTTTACGCTACCGTCTTCAGACGCTCCGCCGCAGACAGATCCGTCACTCACACGTTAG
- a CDS encoding integrase catalytic domain-containing protein — translation MPVRVKCNIPFAVRTLWRDVDDDRILRVVYSGDGQPYTYLCPIEGHLRFIKRDTADLRRVTDPRYRGEGRFVQVLEDPFSMVEATVRPLEGHKRQSADNWKQISALVRPTGDDARPRYRQLLSRTSRQGLIDEACAKWGVCENTIREKLRRYFQRGMTREAVSSHYPASGRPRGGDNFRPTGTRQRVYRQYSTMPGRPPKNGVLIVRMLPSETLTRILWQGLDLYLTNKEAEWLAELGPADVEAAVVLDADHPDEDPDTSGATTAGGSRLGAGSVKRVAEAGRAHIAKTSRKTRRGRRSRPSYRNVVDVLNLRTRRKREVRDREGHLTELELKDENVITVRQFSYFCQTEPGAYLARESLRIEQGSGALMPKRGHAAQHIQGPGDVYLLDATVADVYLVSMLDRKVVVGRPTVYLCVDLFSRMIVGFWVGFEKASYEAAALALESIVTPKDQLCARYGFFISAADWPCVYMPTAFHLDRGAEFMATEPWNRLAAYGMSVENSRPYTPTWRAVVERRFGCLTVIYQRQMFGVVERDWHTRGARHYPWDAVHTLRSFILQLLRAIHVYHRTPISDDQPPPEMVGAGRSDTPLNRWNWGIENRSGLLTSYTVEEIQLATWHQATGLLTDRGVRWNGAYFASPAAERAYLESTNRKDRHVPILIQPGALQCIWITAQGFQQRGIWAPTNRVAPVEDLSWVEWQVYRDRNHENNRLELAAGETTRIMQMNNARVDAAAEKKMQKALLREAGLKHPVDSNMRDARKREQVVNASIARKTTAGAPADTAPPPVDSQPSARPKHRGSLRDELEAARLSKITDHPPHQH, via the coding sequence ATGCCTGTCCGCGTAAAGTGCAATATTCCCTTTGCTGTGCGCACGCTATGGCGTGATGTAGACGACGACCGGATCCTTCGCGTCGTCTATTCCGGCGATGGACAGCCTTATACGTATCTTTGCCCGATCGAAGGTCACCTCCGTTTTATCAAACGCGACACGGCCGACCTGAGAAGAGTGACGGATCCCCGCTATCGGGGAGAGGGACGCTTCGTCCAGGTTCTCGAGGATCCGTTCAGTATGGTGGAGGCGACGGTCCGTCCGCTCGAGGGCCATAAGCGACAGTCGGCTGACAACTGGAAGCAGATATCCGCTCTGGTCAGGCCAACCGGTGACGACGCGCGCCCGCGTTACCGGCAACTTCTGAGCCGGACGAGCCGGCAAGGACTGATCGATGAAGCGTGTGCGAAATGGGGTGTCTGCGAGAATACGATTAGGGAAAAACTGCGACGCTATTTCCAGCGCGGTATGACGCGTGAGGCGGTGAGTAGTCACTATCCTGCGTCTGGCCGTCCACGCGGCGGAGATAACTTCCGCCCGACCGGTACCAGGCAGCGGGTGTATCGACAGTACAGCACGATGCCGGGACGACCACCGAAGAACGGTGTGCTGATCGTCCGGATGCTTCCCTCCGAAACCCTGACCCGGATTCTGTGGCAGGGGCTCGATCTGTACCTTACCAACAAGGAAGCCGAGTGGCTGGCTGAACTCGGCCCAGCCGACGTCGAAGCAGCCGTCGTGCTGGACGCAGATCATCCGGACGAGGACCCTGACACATCCGGTGCGACCACAGCCGGTGGCAGCAGGCTCGGTGCAGGCAGTGTCAAGCGCGTCGCTGAGGCGGGACGGGCACATATCGCAAAAACCAGTCGCAAGACGCGTCGCGGAAGGCGGTCCAGGCCGAGCTATCGGAACGTCGTCGATGTACTCAACCTGCGGACGCGTCGCAAGCGCGAAGTCCGTGACCGGGAGGGCCACCTCACCGAACTGGAGCTGAAAGACGAGAACGTCATTACGGTTCGGCAGTTCAGCTACTTTTGCCAGACCGAGCCCGGCGCTTATTTGGCTCGGGAGAGCCTGCGCATTGAGCAGGGTAGCGGAGCTCTGATGCCAAAACGCGGGCATGCCGCGCAGCATATCCAGGGACCGGGCGATGTCTATCTGCTCGATGCGACGGTTGCCGACGTCTATCTCGTCTCCATGCTGGACCGGAAAGTGGTGGTGGGACGACCGACCGTCTATCTGTGTGTTGATCTGTTTAGTCGGATGATCGTGGGATTCTGGGTCGGATTCGAGAAGGCGAGCTATGAGGCTGCGGCGCTTGCGTTAGAGAGCATCGTCACGCCCAAAGACCAGTTGTGCGCGCGTTATGGCTTCTTTATTTCGGCAGCTGACTGGCCCTGCGTCTACATGCCCACGGCATTTCATCTTGATCGTGGCGCCGAGTTCATGGCGACTGAGCCTTGGAACAGACTCGCCGCTTACGGGATGAGCGTCGAGAACAGCCGGCCCTACACACCCACGTGGCGTGCAGTGGTTGAGCGGCGCTTCGGCTGCCTGACGGTGATCTATCAGCGTCAGATGTTTGGTGTCGTTGAGCGGGACTGGCACACGCGGGGAGCCCGCCACTATCCGTGGGACGCCGTGCATACGCTTAGAAGTTTTATTCTGCAGCTACTCCGGGCGATCCATGTGTACCACCGTACGCCCATCTCCGACGACCAGCCTCCCCCAGAGATGGTCGGGGCGGGGCGCTCCGATACGCCGCTTAACCGGTGGAACTGGGGAATTGAGAACCGCTCGGGCTTGCTGACCAGTTACACGGTCGAAGAGATCCAGCTTGCAACATGGCACCAGGCAACCGGCTTGCTGACCGACCGCGGCGTTCGCTGGAATGGTGCCTATTTCGCCTCGCCAGCGGCCGAGCGCGCCTACCTTGAGTCGACTAACAGGAAGGACAGGCATGTCCCGATCCTTATCCAGCCAGGCGCCCTTCAGTGCATCTGGATCACGGCACAAGGATTCCAGCAGCGGGGAATATGGGCGCCCACCAACCGCGTGGCGCCAGTCGAGGACCTGTCCTGGGTCGAGTGGCAGGTCTACCGGGACCGCAATCATGAAAACAACCGGCTTGAACTCGCAGCAGGCGAGACCACCCGCATCATGCAGATGAACAATGCGCGTGTTGATGCGGCCGCCGAGAAAAAAATGCAGAAGGCTCTGCTAAGGGAGGCGGGTCTGAAGCACCCCGTTGACAGCAATATGAGGGACGCGCGCAAGCGGGAGCAGGTTGTCAACGCATCCATTGCGCGGAAGACGACGGCTGGCGCGCCAGCCGACACTGCACCGCCCCCCGTAGACAGTCAGCCTTCAGCACGGCCGAAACATCGCGGCTCGCTTCGTGACGAACTCGAAGCTGCCAGGCTCTCAAAGATCACGGATCACCCCCCACATCAGCATTGA
- a CDS encoding AAA family ATPase yields MNPQIRSSSRSSNNAAAKPSRSMNARSRSGSDRRRPEDAVPLRIVEDPILARQQLFVEAEYHDPGDELEEYRNNPLILALPPFTDEGKIMKALSRHFSVAHPPECRTWSDERRIMAVGRIDRLLVILPVHSMLLNWMHSAFRTQYARSDPSRNLHADINAAYRRVQSGEPGVIADLVEDHAACRALVGLSGTGKTTAVKIILSLFPPIIQHKSFRGVGCQFRQLVWVFVTAPANGSVMTFLRGILLSIDLHLGTSYLNEMKARSYVGDYIAKVIIVLTRYYTGLLIIDEFQNVLKAAAKTELIDMLINLLNSRCCSVLLLGTPDGMTLLRTRLRLMRRATSYGYEELKPFEAGETWNKFATEHLELDFLKKGPPSGKVKVDLISTLLSESAGMPALAKQSARVTQYEGIVSKREALTVDLMQCATRNALSPLGGMIAALKSGNPKLMAKYADMCAEGADRAHEHALAGVRTRAINDGCDGIDAEVFAEAMSSLVYLRIPENDAEKLVLKVMADSPGLASEAVVRDALRVRGAGADRDGRPGKSTTKQRVNGGQALKTSRTVSAREGAHIHPASAG; encoded by the coding sequence ATGAATCCTCAAATTCGTTCATCTTCCCGTTCGTCCAACAACGCGGCGGCAAAGCCTTCGAGGTCAATGAACGCCCGCTCAAGATCTGGCTCAGACCGCCGTCGCCCTGAAGATGCAGTGCCGCTCCGGATTGTGGAGGATCCGATTTTGGCCCGCCAGCAACTGTTCGTCGAGGCGGAATACCACGATCCCGGCGATGAACTCGAGGAGTATCGCAACAATCCGCTGATCCTGGCGCTCCCTCCATTTACCGACGAGGGAAAGATCATGAAGGCCCTGTCGAGACACTTCTCGGTTGCGCATCCACCCGAGTGTCGCACGTGGTCCGACGAGCGCCGCATCATGGCGGTCGGCAGGATCGACCGGCTGCTTGTCATTCTACCGGTGCATAGCATGCTGCTGAACTGGATGCATAGCGCGTTCAGGACCCAGTATGCGCGCAGTGACCCGTCTCGTAATCTCCATGCGGACATCAATGCGGCCTATCGCAGGGTTCAATCCGGGGAACCGGGGGTCATCGCCGATCTTGTGGAAGATCATGCCGCCTGTCGCGCGCTGGTCGGACTCTCGGGGACTGGTAAGACGACGGCGGTGAAAATCATCCTCAGCTTGTTTCCACCCATCATCCAGCACAAGTCGTTTCGCGGCGTGGGCTGCCAGTTCAGGCAGCTCGTCTGGGTGTTCGTGACTGCGCCGGCCAACGGCAGCGTGATGACATTTCTGAGGGGCATCCTGCTGTCGATCGATCTGCATCTGGGTACGAGTTACCTGAATGAGATGAAAGCGAGATCCTATGTAGGCGACTACATTGCAAAGGTGATTATCGTGTTGACAAGATATTATACAGGATTGCTCATAATTGACGAATTTCAGAATGTGTTAAAAGCAGCTGCAAAGACGGAACTGATAGATATGCTGATCAACCTTCTAAACAGTCGGTGCTGTTCCGTTCTTCTGCTCGGAACCCCGGATGGAATGACACTACTGAGGACGCGATTGCGTCTGATGCGACGTGCGACATCGTACGGCTACGAAGAGCTGAAGCCGTTCGAAGCAGGAGAGACATGGAACAAGTTTGCCACAGAGCACCTTGAGCTGGACTTCCTGAAGAAGGGGCCTCCCTCCGGAAAGGTCAAAGTGGATTTGATCTCAACATTGCTGTCGGAGAGTGCGGGTATGCCCGCTCTTGCCAAGCAATCCGCTCGGGTCACGCAATACGAAGGGATCGTCTCGAAAAGAGAGGCACTCACCGTGGACCTGATGCAGTGCGCAACCCGCAACGCGCTTTCCCCTCTCGGTGGGATGATAGCTGCGCTCAAAAGCGGAAATCCCAAGTTGATGGCGAAATATGCGGACATGTGCGCTGAGGGCGCAGACCGGGCACACGAACATGCGCTGGCCGGTGTCAGAACGCGAGCCATCAATGACGGATGCGACGGAATCGATGCAGAAGTGTTCGCCGAGGCGATGTCATCGCTCGTCTACCTGCGCATCCCGGAAAATGACGCCGAAAAACTGGTATTGAAGGTCATGGCCGACTCACCGGGGCTGGCATCCGAGGCCGTGGTGAGGGACGCGCTGCGGGTGAGGGGCGCAGGTGCGGACCGCGACGGCCGGCCCGGAAAGTCGACGACCAAGCAGCGGGTGAACGGAGGCCAGGCTCTCAAAACTTCTCGGACCGTATCGGCGCGCGAAGGGGCGCACATTCATCCAGCTTCAGCGGGATGA
- a CDS encoding heteromeric transposase endonuclease subunit TnsA — protein sequence MFGQSIRQRERLICRQACAQLRGMAYSPPLVVRELPKMGRVHRVACWRFGQRQFHLAADTEYATFLHEYFREGVMDIRERVPAELDRTVLIAARMGLKHPGGYGNPRVLLTDLVVTVDVEGRLADEAVKVRRSVSDPGPDTEIELAILSQYWEERGVRLFIVLSHGLNSVWARNLAWLYPAREYIERVGVSEAERHAQRIVLAELARSCHMSAGDACSAATRERGLVPGASMRAFRQLLATGQLLTNLRAPALWDQSPSSFVAVPRETAA from the coding sequence ATGTTCGGTCAATCAATCCGCCAACGTGAGCGTCTTATCTGCCGCCAGGCATGCGCACAACTGCGGGGGATGGCATATTCACCGCCGCTTGTGGTGCGGGAACTGCCGAAGATGGGCCGAGTCCATCGCGTTGCATGCTGGCGTTTCGGTCAGCGTCAATTCCATCTTGCGGCCGACACCGAATACGCGACGTTCCTGCACGAATATTTTCGTGAGGGCGTGATGGATATCCGCGAGCGCGTCCCCGCCGAGCTAGACAGGACTGTTCTGATCGCTGCGCGTATGGGACTGAAGCATCCGGGCGGGTATGGCAATCCGAGGGTTTTGCTGACCGATCTCGTCGTGACGGTCGACGTGGAAGGACGCCTGGCGGACGAAGCTGTCAAGGTGCGGCGTTCCGTGTCTGATCCCGGGCCCGACACGGAAATTGAACTGGCCATATTGTCCCAGTACTGGGAAGAGCGAGGTGTGCGTCTATTCATCGTCCTCAGCCACGGTCTTAACAGTGTATGGGCCAGAAACCTGGCCTGGCTCTATCCAGCGCGGGAATACATTGAACGTGTTGGTGTGAGTGAGGCGGAGCGCCATGCGCAACGGATAGTGCTGGCTGAACTGGCGAGGTCGTGCCACATGTCAGCTGGCGACGCGTGCAGCGCGGCTACGCGAGAGCGCGGACTCGTACCGGGGGCATCGATGCGTGCCTTCCGGCAGCTACTTGCAACCGGTCAACTGTTGACCAACCTGCGTGCTCCCGCACTCTGGGATCAGTCGCCGTCGAGTTTCGTCGCCGTCCCACGCGAGACAGCAGCCTAA